The genomic DNA GATTCATTAAACTATCTTATAAATAAAAATCTTATTTAGGAGTATTGGTTGGGTAAAGCTTTTGAATTTTATTTTTCTGAATTTCTATTTTTCTTTGTTCATATTTTTTTGCCATTATTTTTCTGATAAATAATTGTGGGATAAGCCAAACTAATGCAATAGCTACAGCCATGAAAGCAGGATTTCTCCACGTTAACCTAATAATCTCTTGTATTAATTCTTGATTGGAAATTTCCATACATTAAATTTCGATGATAAAAATATCTTGACTTTCTTTTAAAAATCTTTTAAACATCACAACCTATCATAACCTTAAAAAATCTTATAAGTAATTTTATAAATTTTTTCTTTTTCTAGTTTGTTTTTTTTTATATTTGGATTTAGATTAATTTTTTACTTTTAGTTTAAAGATGCCGAATTATCTAATTACAGGATCAAATAGGGGCATTGGATTAGAATTATGTAGGCAAATTCATAAGAGGGGAGATAATGTAATTGCAACGTGTAGGAAATCTTCAAAAGAACTTAGAGATTTAGGAGTCAGAATTGAAGAAAATATAGAAATTTCTTCTAATGAGTCCATAACAAATTTGTGTAAAAAATTATCTGGAGTTAATTTAGATTGTTTAATTCATAATGCAGGAATTTATGAATATAATTCTTTCGAAAGCTTAGATAAAAAAAGTATTTTGCGTCAATTTGAAGTCAATGCACTGAGCCCAATATGTATGACTCAATCTCTTAAACATCTTTTAAAAAGATCTTCTAAAGTTGTTTTTATCACAAGTAGAATGGGATCTATTGAAGATAATACTTCTGGAAGTTCTTATGGTTACAGAATGTCTAAAGTCGCCTTGTCCATGGCAGCAAAATCACTTTCTGTAGATTTATCTAGAGAAGATATTCATGTAGCTATTTTGCATCCTGGTTTAGTGAGTACAAGAATGACTGGCTTTACAAGAAATGGAATTAGCCCTGAAGAATCAGCAAATGGCCTTTTAAAACGTATTGATTCTTTAAATAAAAATAATTCGGGTACTTTTTGGCATGCCAACGGACAAGTTTTGCCCTGGTAATGTCTTAACCTTTGATTGGAGAGATTTATATTGTTAATTTGTTAAAAAACTTTTAAATTTTTAGCGAATTTCTTTCCTTGTTTAATTCTTTTAGTTATCTTTAAAAAAACATTAGTAAAGGAGGTGATTCATTGTCGTATCTACCGAAAAATGCGGTTACCAAAGGGGCCGTGAATTCAGTATCTTCATCACATTCATCGGTCTCTTTTTCTTTAATTAAGAAAAAAGGTTTTATAATTAATAGATTTATATAAAACAATCACTTAATAATTAGTAGCTCTGCATCTCAAGTAGTTGCAGAGTTTTTTTTTGAATTTTAATAGTCTTTCAAAATTTACCCTATCTTTTTTGGCCGAAGTAAATTAAGGCTAAAAAAGATAAAGTGCTTACCACAGCGATTAAGTACCACCCAGTTGAGGAGTTGCTTGTTATTTCTGTCATCTATTTTGATTTATTGAAGGAATTTATTATTTGAGTGAAAATCACAATTGATATCATTAAAAAAACTAAAAGTATATAAGTTACGTTCATTTATAGAAAAATGCTAATTATTAAAAAGATTATTCCTAGAACTACTGTAACAATTGCTCCATCAACTAATAAGTCTTTCCATGTATAACTTTTAAGCATTCTTTTTCGATCTTCCTCACTCATAAGGTTTTTCAACCAAGTCCAATCTAAAAGCTGAGTCAATGCAACACCAAAAATTAAATGACCAATCAAAATACCAATCAGATCAATCTTAGAAATATCTTTAGTGAGACTTGTAATTATAAAAAAGTCCACTAGCTTTTGTCTTTATTAGATAAAGCGCCACCTTCTTCTTTGTATTTTTCCCAAGCTTCGCTTATTTTTGCTTTAGATAAATTTTGTTTACCCTCAGAGAATTTATTTTTGAGATTATTAAAACTATTAGTCAGCTCTTTTTTTGTTGGTTCATCAAGAAAGTTTGATGTTAATTTCCATAAGTACCAGCTACTAGCTAGAAGAAGAATTAATCCCAGTAATTGCATGTTGGTTTTTTACTATGCTATAACTTTTTTAACGGTTTCGATAAATAAATTTATTTAATACTCGAAGATTTTTTTGACATAAAAAAATTTAAAACTTTAACCAGTGGAAAAATATTCTATCCAGCAACCATATAGTTAAACCCCCTTCTAGGAAAGCCAACCAGTACATCCCGTAATCAGAAAATCCCATTTGTTCTTTTACTGTTTTAATTAATTTTTTGTGGGCTTGAATGAGATCTTTCATGAACAATCAAATTTTTTTAAACCTGCTGAATTTTTTTAACCAAAAAACCCTTCCCGTAGCAAGATAAACATGTTTTAGTCTCATCTAATGAAATTCTTAGAAAACCTGCTCCATTACATTTAAAACAATTTACCTTAGTGTTTGAATAGATTTTTGATTTAATTTTAGCAGCACGATTTAAGTAAGAAACAGTTTCTTTACGACCGTTTGCCTTGGCGGCTTTGTTTAAAAGCTTTTTGTAGTTGACTTTAAGTTCTTGGATATTCATTTTTTATAGAAACTAAAATGCGAATATAGGAAAAGCCAAATGTTTAAATAATTGAAAAACTTTTGATTTCCCGTCTATATTTCTAATCTGATCTCTTACTGAGATTAAAATAATATAACTAGGATTTGTCTTATATGGTTGGTATCAAGAGTTTTAATTTGTATATTTAATAGAAAATTTATATTTGAAAACCTTAAACTATTTAGGGTGATCATTCAAGAAATATAATTTCGTCTTATAAAGAAAATTAAGAAATTTATTGTTTAAAAATATTTTTAAGCTCTAGGATTATCCAGCCTTTTTAAGGTTTTTGACTAAAAAATCATTTTCTTTAGTTAAAACTTTAAGCTTAGATTTTTCCAACTCTTTAATAGTCTCGGAATTTAAATCCTTTTTTGTCTCATTTATATTCATAGAATTGGAAATTAAAAATTATTAAAAGACAAATGAAATCATAGAGATCTCTAAAAAAATTTGTGGATAGTTTTTCTTAAAAGAAGATAATATTTTATTTTGCACATAGAAATTCAAATTTAATCAACATATTGTGGAAAACCCTGTTGAAAAATGCTTAAATAGTGGATAACTCTTCGGGAGCATTATCAAAACAAGCTTTTCTGGAAAAATTTTTAAGTATTAATATTTCATCAAAAAAAATAAAATATAGTTTAAAAAGCATCATAATCACTTGTTATAACAGTGGGATCATTCCTTTTTTTTAAAGATAAAAATTCTCTTCCAGAAGCACATGTTGATAAAAAATTTAAAAAGTTTTTTCTTTATATGTATCAATTTGAAAATTAAAGTGAAGAAAAATCAAACTAAACTTGAAATTTTTAATTTTTGCCATAGCTGATCAAAAAATGTTTTAATTCGGTTTTCTCTATTCAAAGATTTTTCAAAACAAAAATTAATCAAATACATTTGAGATAATTGAAAAATTTTAAATGACAGAAGAAAAAAAAGATTCAAAAAAATGTTCTGGAAAGAAAAACATCATGTTTGCCTACGGGTTTATACAACTGGGCTCTAGTTTCGTATCTGCAATAGCTTTAGTTGCAATCGCTTTTGGATTCTGTTCTGTAAAAAAAGAGTCTAAACTTTTCAATAAATGTGTTGTAGAAATTATTGAAGATGGTGGTACCAATTCTGAGGCCGTAAGGTATTGCAATGGGGGCAATTAAAAGCCCTAAAGAACAATTAAATGGATCCAACCTGTGATTTGATTATTGACTCTTTAAAAGAGTTGCCAATTGGAGAAACTGATCATTTTATTTGGTTCATAACAGATATTGGCATTGTTGCCCTATTTAAAAGAGAGGAAGACTTTGAAACTTATAGTTCGAGTGTCGAAAATGAGGCAAATAAAATTGCTTTGGATATAACTAAAGAAGTGAAAGAGTACTTAAAAATAAAAGAGAAACAGCTTTTCTTGTTTTATTCATAATCTAGGATTTAGTTCTTAATCTAGTAGGATGGCTCAAGGTTTAGCGCCGGCTCTATAATATTGTTTTCGCTTATTAATTCGTAGGTTAGCTCTTTATTTAGGGCATTTATATAAGATGTATAAAGTTTTCCCCAAACAAATTCAAATTCATCCTTACTTAAATTCTTGAAAAGAATTTCTCCTTTGAAGTAAATGTGATAAGAATCATTCATCATGGAAAATTAATCTTATCCTTTTTAACGCAGTGAAATATGTATGTAGTATTAGGTGCTACTAAAAAGAAATTTTTATTTAGAAGTTAGAAATACTTTTAGACTATCCGTGTATTCATTTTTTGTTTTTTGAATAATCCGACTGTCTCATCAAGATCCATACACGGCTGAATACTTATATCCATTAACCTTCTCCAGGGATGCCATTGCTTCCAAATTGTCTCAAGAGAATCTGCACTTACTACAGAATGTCCAATCCCATTTTGAACCATAAAAATCCAAGAATGAACCTCATAGTTCTCAGGTCTATTTTGGGGACCACCTGATTCGTACCAATTAATTAGCATTTCTGCTCCTTCTTCTTGATCCTCGCCATCTGTAAATTCGTAGGAAATCAAATACCTTTGCATATAGATTATTATTAAAATCTTTAAACTATTTTAACTATAGATTTAGATATTGCCTCCTAATTTAATTAATGCTATCAAGTTTATAGAAGCGATTGTTTTAAATGTCTGAAAGATTTGGGAAAATCAAAAAGAATATTTTGACTAATTTATCTTTTATAAATAGGACAATCTTGAAGTATTTTCATAACCATGATCTGTTCGTATAGCTCCAGTTAAGAGATAAAATTTGATACTTTTTAAAATACCTTAAATTAGTTACCATATTTGTACTGTTTAGATACCAATGAAAAATAAAAAGGATCAAAGCGATCCAATTGATAATTTAGAGTATGAAAAAGTTCTAGAAGAAGAAATAATTAATTCGTACGAAAGTAAATTTCAGAAAGATACTGAAGAAGATATTAAAAAGATTAAATTTTACAGACTTAAAAGAACTCCATTAGAAATACTAAATAGGTCATTTTTCTTTTTCTTTATTGGAAGTTTTCTTTTCTCTTTGTTTTTAGCTTATTCAGAAAGTAAGTTATGGTTCATACTTTATGTAATAAGTGCATTGTCATGTGTTTTCTATACTCCTAACAGGAAGGCAATTAAAGAATTAATAGCAGCTTGGCCAAATATAGAGGATCTCATTAAAGGGAGGAGTTTGTGGAGAAAAGGCAAGTAAAAAGATTATGAAACCGTTAAATTCATTTAAAAAGTGGTTATTAAATATTCTTGTGCCATACATTGAGGGTACCAACAAGAAGAAAGAGGATAAAAAATGATTCTAATAAAGGTTGGAATTGTTGTTGAAATATTTTTGTTTGTTGTAGTTTTTTTATGGGTTAGGAAAATAAATAGAAAACAATCCAGGCAACCATCTCTATCAAAAAAAACAATAAAAAATCTCAAATTTTAGAATTTTGATCACAAAATAAGGAATTTTTATAAAGAGATCAAATTTATGGGAAAATTCTTTACTTTTTTCTCTCACTTTGTGTGTGAAATCGGTTAGAACAATTAAATCGTTCTTAAAAAATATGGTTTCTTCCATTCAAGGTCTTGCTCCAATAACCAATCCATTAAATAGTGTCTTAATAGAAAAGAAACTCATAAATGTTGATCAAAAGTTTATTCAACTTGTTTCTCTGGCAGAAGGATTACCTCGTACAGAAGTCATTGAAAGTGGAAGGAATTATTGGAGAGGTGTTTGTAGAAGCTTGATTTTTAGATTTCCTGATGACCTTGAAATTTTAAAGCTTGATGTAAGAAGTTATGTAGACAGATCAAAAGGAATCATTCAAATAAGATCTGCAGCAAGATTAGGTCAATCAGATTTAGGCGTTAATCTAAGACGAGCGGAATACTTGTTTAATCAATTAGAGAAATTTTAATTAATCTGTTTTTTATAAATTTAAGGTTCTTTTTACTAAATAGTTGTGCTTTAATTCATAAGAATATTGAACTGACATGGTTAAGATAATCTTAGTTGGAATAATTGTAGCTCTTGTGTATTCTCAACCTGACCTTCGTCTTACAGTCGCTGATTGGTTAAGAGCAGCTTCTGATTTTCTTATTGAATCAGTACAAGTAAAACCTTGAATAAATTTTAATGAAACATTAAAAAAGACCTGAGACGGTAATCATTTGTTTAATGCATACAGCTACGAAAATAAATATTATTATCCTGCTTAATATGTATTTCACTTAAACAAATAAAAAGTTTTAGAAACATAATAGAAAATTTTTTTGAAATTTTTGAATAGTTAACGATAATAAGTGATATGAAGCTTAGATTATTTGAGTTCTATTTTATTAAAGACTATTTAAGGCCTTGGTTTGGTCTTATTTATTCTTTATTCTTTCTGTTTTTTTTAGGTGCAATTGGCTATCGAATAACAGAGGGATGGGAATGGAGTGATTGCTTATGGATGGTTCTGATCACAATAACTACTATTGGTTTTGGAGAAGTTCAACCTTTAAGTCCTGAAGGCAGGATAGTAACTGTTTTAGTAATCGTTGGCGGATTGATCTTTATTCAATTTACCTTTCAAAAAGCTGTAAGATTATTCGAATCTGGCTATTTTCAAAGAGTAAACGAATTACGTTTTAAAAGACTTCTTAGAAAAATGGAAAATCATGTAATTTTGTGCGGATATGGGAGGGTAGGTCAGGAAATTTCTAACCAAATAAAAACGCAAAATATTCCAATTATTGTGGTTGAGAGCGATGAAGATAGAAAAAAGATTGCTGAAGAAAAAGGTTTAGAAGTTCTTTGTGCTGATGCAACTCTTGATGAGACTTTAAAACTGGCAGGATTAGAAAAATGCAAAAGTTTGGTTGTTACTTTGCCCAATGATGCTGCTAATTTATATGTGGTTTTAAGCGCTAAAGGGATAAGAAGTTCTATAAGAGTAATTGCAAGAGCTGGGACTGAAGAAGCCGCAAGTAAGTTGAGATTAGCCGGGGCAAGTATAGTTGTAAGTCCTTATATAGCTGCAGGAAGAGCAATGGCATCAATGGCTTTAAGACCAATAGCTATCGACTTCCTTGATCTGCTCGCAGGAAGTGAATGTGAAATTGAAGAATTTGAATTAAGTAATGATATTAGTCTTTTTGAAACAGCAGAGAAAAGATCACTTTCTGAACTTGGAATAGGAAAAAAAAGCGGTGCAAAAATTTTAGCTATTAAAGAAAATGAAAAGTTGTTCACTAATCCTGGTGGTAACTTTATACTTCAGCCAGGTCAGGTATTAATAGCATTTGGTAGTAAAGAACAACTAAATATTTTGAACGGATTATTAGGAAATCTTGTCGTAGCAGTAGAACTATTAAAATAGATAGATCGAGATTAAGAATTAATAGCTAAATTAGTTGTGAGTGCAATAAATCAAATGAAAATATTTAAATATCTACTTGTAATTCCTGTAATAACTTTAATAATTGTTTTTCAAACTTCTTTGCAAAATAGATTTCTAATGGCTTCTGATATTAGAGATGGAGAAACAATTTTTAGAAATGTTTGCGCAGGCTGCCATGTAAGAGGTGGATCAGTCGTTCTTAAAGGATCCAAATCATTAAAACTTTCCGACCTTGAAAAAAGAGGAATAGCAGATGAGATTTCAATAGCAAAAATTGCTAATGATGGGATTGGTTTTATGAAGGGTTATAAAAATAAATTGAAGGAAGGAGAGGATAAGGTTCTTGCACAGTGGATTATTCAAAATGCAGAAAAGGGTTGGGAATAAATGAAAAGCGTACTTCTTGCAAATTTTTTACTTCTATTAGCTGAGCTCTTAATGCCAATATATACATAATAATTTTATATATCAAAATAATTTGATTTATTTATCTTTTGATTTTTAAATTACTTCTTGGCTGTAATTTATATTTAACAGACTCGTTTCTCATTACAAAGTGGGCATTTTAAAAAAAATCTTTATTTTCTCTTCTGCTATCTCATTAGTTCTCTCTCAAGATGCGATTGCTTCAAAAAGATTAAGCGGAGCAGGTGCTACATTTCCCTCGAAAATTTATACTAGGTGGTTTTTTGACTTGGCGAAATCAGGCGGACCAAGGGTTAATTACCAGGCAATTGGTTCGGGCTCTGGAAGAAAAGCTTTTATAGACCAAACCGTAAACTTTGGTGCTTCTGATGATCCTATGAAGGCTAAGGATATAGAAAAGGTATCAAGAGGTTTAGTACAGATTCCTATGGTTGGAGGAACTATTGCTTTTGGTTATAACTATGATTGCGATTTGAAACTTACTCAAGAGCAAGCAGTACGAGTTGCAATGGGTATGGTTAAAAACTGGAAAGAATTAGGCTGTAAATCAGGAAAGTTAACTTGGATACATC from Prochlorococcus marinus str. GP2 includes the following:
- a CDS encoding SDR family oxidoreductase produces the protein MPNYLITGSNRGIGLELCRQIHKRGDNVIATCRKSSKELRDLGVRIEENIEISSNESITNLCKKLSGVNLDCLIHNAGIYEYNSFESLDKKSILRQFEVNALSPICMTQSLKHLLKRSSKVVFITSRMGSIEDNTSGSSYGYRMSKVALSMAAKSLSVDLSREDIHVAILHPGLVSTRMTGFTRNGISPEESANGLLKRIDSLNKNNSGTFWHANGQVLPW
- a CDS encoding DUF3303 domain-containing protein translates to MQRYLISYEFTDGEDQEEGAEMLINWYESGGPQNRPENYEVHSWIFMVQNGIGHSVVSADSLETIWKQWHPWRRLMDISIQPCMDLDETVGLFKKQKMNTRIV
- a CDS encoding DUF1499 domain-containing protein, whose translation is MVSSIQGLAPITNPLNSVLIEKKLINVDQKFIQLVSLAEGLPRTEVIESGRNYWRGVCRSLIFRFPDDLEILKLDVRSYVDRSKGIIQIRSAARLGQSDLGVNLRRAEYLFNQLEKF
- a CDS encoding potassium channel family protein, with the translated sequence MKLRLFEFYFIKDYLRPWFGLIYSLFFLFFLGAIGYRITEGWEWSDCLWMVLITITTIGFGEVQPLSPEGRIVTVLVIVGGLIFIQFTFQKAVRLFESGYFQRVNELRFKRLLRKMENHVILCGYGRVGQEISNQIKTQNIPIIVVESDEDRKKIAEEKGLEVLCADATLDETLKLAGLEKCKSLVVTLPNDAANLYVVLSAKGIRSSIRVIARAGTEEAASKLRLAGASIVVSPYIAAGRAMASMALRPIAIDFLDLLAGSECEIEEFELSNDISLFETAEKRSLSELGIGKKSGAKILAIKENEKLFTNPGGNFILQPGQVLIAFGSKEQLNILNGLLGNLVVAVELLK
- a CDS encoding c-type cytochrome, coding for MKIFKYLLVIPVITLIIVFQTSLQNRFLMASDIRDGETIFRNVCAGCHVRGGSVVLKGSKSLKLSDLEKRGIADEISIAKIANDGIGFMKGYKNKLKEGEDKVLAQWIIQNAEKGWE